The nucleotide window CGAGAAGATCTCCTACACTGATTTCGTTAATCGCGAACTCATTCTCTTCAGTATGGCAGACAACATTCGATCGATCCCGTCCATGGTGGATGGTCTGAAGCCCGGTCAACGCAAGGTTCTGTTCGGCTGTTTCAAGCAAAACCTCATTCACGATCAAAAGGTTGTCGAGTTGGCCGGTTATGTGTCCAAGGAGGCAGCCTACCACCACGGTGAACAGTCTCTGCAGCAAACGATTATTGGTCTGGCGCAGAACTTTGTCGGTTCAAACAACATCAACTGTCTCGAGCCTAGCGGTAACTTCGGTTCGCGTCTTTCCGGTGGTTCCGATGCTGCCAGCGCTCGTTACATCCACACGAGACTGTCTCCCTTGGCGCGAAAGATCTTTCACCCTCTCGATGAGCCCAATCTTGAATTCCAGTTCGACGATGGCAAACTGATTGAGCCCAAGGTCTATGCTCCCATTATTCCCATGGTTTTGGTTAACGGTGCAGATGGTATCGGTACCGGTTGGAGCACTTCCATTCCCAACTACCACCCTCTTGACATTGTCGAGAACTTGAAGCGTCGCATGGGCAGGGACTCATCTGGTGACGGGGAGGAGAAGCCCTTCGAACCCATGACTCCGTGGTTCCGTGGTTGGAAGGGCACTCCTGAGCCAGACGGACCCAACAGATTCAAGTTCAACGGTATCGTGGAGGTCAACCCTCAGAACCCCAATGAGGTTGATGTTACGGAGTTGCCCATTCGCATGTGGACCGATGATTTCAAGTCCAAGCTGGAAGAGATTATCCGTGGTGATAAGAGTCCTTCATGGATCAAGGACTACAAAGAGTACAACGACCACCAAACTGTCCACTTCATCATCGCCCTTGAGGAGAAGCACATGTCCTCGGCTCTTCGGGACGGTCTCATTGAAAAGTTCAAGCTTACCAAGACAGTGGCCACAACAAATCTAGTGGCCTTCGACACCCGTGGTAAAATCCACAAGTATGAGAACCCGCAAGAAATCATGGAGGAATACTACCACTACCGACTCAACCTGTACGGTGAGCGCAAGAAGCACTGGCTCAAGGTTTACCATGCAGACTACCGCAAGCTGCAGAATCAATACCGATTTATTTCGGAAATCATTGAGAACAAGCTCGTCGTttccaaaaagaagaagtcggTCCTTGTCCAGGAACTTCGTGAACGCAAGTACGAGGCCTTCCCTCCGAAATCAGATGGAAGGAATGTGAAGTCTCCTGATGAGGAGCTCGGTGCTGCGGacaacgaggacgaggaggatgccgTTGGCGGAGCCCGCGATTATGACTATCTCCTTTCGGTTTGTGATATCGAGCCTACTGATTATGTTGCCGGAAAGACTAACATGATGATAGATGCCCATTTGGTCGTTGACCTTTGAGCGCCTCGACAAGCTCAAGCAGCAGATTGCTGCAAAGAAGGCTGAGCACGATGAACTCGATGCACTCAGCGAAAAGGATCTGTGGTGCAGAGATCTCGATGCTTTCACCGCTGAGTGGGAAGAGCAGTTGAGGCTGGAAGATGAAGTCCGGAAAGAGATCAGGCAGAAGGGACGCCGTGTCTCGTACAAGGGCGGTGCTGTCTCCAGACTCAAGAAGTCCAGAGGTGCcaaggatgacgaggacttCGACCCGGgtgccaagaaggccaaagcCAAGGCAGCTCCCAAGGCTGAGACAATCAAGACACAGCAGCGTTTTCTAGAGAAGTTCTCTGGGATGGCGAAACCCAAGCCTAAGTCGACCGCTTTCACCGACGGAGCTGATGACCTCTCAGACGATGACTTCGACTTGTTGAACAAGAAGGCCCCGGCTGCAGCcaaaaagaaggatgaggatgcGGAGCCCGTTACTACCATCGCCAGTGTGCGCGCCAAGCGTGCCACCGTAGCGAAGCCTAAGACTTATGCGCTCAGTGATGAAGATTCGGACGATGAGTTCTTGGACATCGCAAAGGTTACCACAACTTCTGAGAAAACGACCACGTCGGCTTCAGCTTCGGTTTCAGCGGCAGAACAATCTGAGCAACCTGTAGCAAAGCCCGCGAGGCGTGCTGCAGGAGCCAAGAAGCCTATCGTTGATGAGGATTCTGAATCCGATTTGGATGACTTCATTGACGACGAGTCCGAGGAAGAGGTGATTCCTAAGCCCACCACCAAGCGAGCCACCGCTGCCAAGAAGCCGGCCCTCGAAGATGAAGACTCCGATGTCGAGTTCCAGGACGCTCCTGAAGAGCCTATCCCGCCCACCCCCAAGccggaggccaagaaggctaCGGCCAAGAAGCCAATTGTAGTTGAAGACTCTGACGAAGACATGATGCTCAGCGAAGCAGAGAAGCCTGCGCACGCAGCTAAGCCCCCCACTAAgcgcgctgctgctgtcaagAAATCACCTGTTCTCGAAGATGATGACTTCGAGAGCGACGCTGATGACAAGATTTTGAGCGAGGCAGAAAAACCTGCGCCGGCTAAGGCCACCGCCAAGCGTGCGGCTGCTGCCAAGAAGTCACCTGTTCTTGAGGACGATGATCTTGAGAGCGACGGTGATGACAAGATGGTAAGCGAGGCTGAGAAACCCGCTCCGGCCAATCCCAGGAAGCGCGCGGCGGCCGCTAAGGCCAAGTCCTTCTTCATAGACGAAGAAGACTCCGAAAGCGAAGCTtctgatgacgacgacatgcTTCTTGACGTCGGCTCCCTAGTCAAGGGTATAGGAGCCCCTGCCGCGACGAGCGAGGGCCCGAGGCTCAGCCTCTTTTCCATGTCTCGGCCAGAAGGCGAGGGTAGCGGTATCGGCCTGCCCAAAGTGAAGAGCAGGGCTTTCCACACCAAAGCTTTTCTCGACAACGATAGCCAGGATGACACCAACTACGAGGCTCTTGCCAAGTCGTCCCCGAGGAAGCATTCTAAGACCGGTGAGGCCGACGAGGGTTCGGAGGACGATTCCATCGGCAAGAAGGTCAACGCTGCCCCTGTAGTGGCCAAGAAGCGCGGTCGTCCTGCCGGCAGTAAAAACAAGgccaccgacgacgacgctgCTGCCCcgaagcccaagcccaaggtcaccgccaagaaggctgctgctgctgctgctggagagACGGCCTCTGCCGTTCCGGCCAAGCTCAAGACGCTGGTCCATCTATCGCCTGCTGCTAAGGCTTATGCCAAGAAGAACCAGAAGGCAACGAAGCTCGCTagtgacgacgaggatgaccttgatggcgatgacgtCGTAATGAAGGATCCTGCGCCTGCTCCGGCTCGCAGCAGGCCTGGTCGCGCGGCCGCTGCTAGGAAGCCGATTGTCATTGATAGCGCaagtgaggatgatgatgactcgTTTGGGGATATTGGCGTGAGCAGCAAGGCAAAGAAGGGTGGTAGGAAGGTGGCTGATGATGCTTTTGATATGGAAGATAGTGAGTAGACGGTTGTGGAGCAGAAAATGTGTGGTGATAACACGACGCTTTGCGGAAGTTGATGCATATAGAAATCGCTTGCTTAAAGCTGAGAAAGGCGGGTTTCCGTTGGTGTCTCTAATGATGACTCTGTTGTTCTTGTACATACGTGTATTTTCGTTTGGTTGGTTTGATGGGTAGGGTTGCTACATAGGGATGATCAAGATGGTTGGCATGGTCTACTGTTGCTGTAGCTGGTTCCGTAAATATACCACAGCTTctgtttgtttttgttgcaTAATACACTTGCCGTTTGATGTCTCTACTCACTCACTTGTCATTCATCACTTCTAGCTCCAAAGACTACGTGTAGGACAGCCATGACACAGGTAGGCTTCAGATGATTCATTCGCGAGGAAACGTGTCTATTCTATGGCTGTGTCAAGATCCCGTCATCTATGTCCTGATCCTCATCATTCCCAATAGCCGCCACCACTCACCACCTCCCAACGACTACCCCCATATCAACCAAAACCCTCaacttctccctctctttctcccctttcccaCTCCCAATCCCCCCCTCTCTTTTTACTGTAACCCACCCGcccttctcaacctccacAATAGTCCCATCCACACAGACCTTTCTCCATCTTTCATCCGTCTCATTAATCACCACTTTGatttcttctacttcttcgtAGCCCACCACGTCCTTGAACTTTTCTTCTGGGTCGTTGATGTGCGCGCCATCACGATACGCAGCCATCATGATATCCATGGTTTGTTTTCCTCTGTTTTCAGCAGCTTCCGCTTCAGCTCCGGCtgcgccttcttcttcaccgaACCCAAAATGCACCAACCGCAATTGTCCATCCAACGGCCGCGAAGATGGCGAAATACAAAAGGTTTTTTCGAGGTTGGAGACAAGAGTGAGAAGGATGTAAGTTGAGTGGGCATCTTTGGGAAGAAGAGTGAATTCTCCTTGTTCACAAGAGGACCGACGAATAAACACCTCCGCATCATATAAATGCGACAACTTGAGTAATTCCCCGGCCGCCATACCGAACCGCTTGTCCCCGTGCACGCGGTAAGCAGGCGTGTCGGACTCGTACACTAGGGAGGCGTGGAATCCGTAGGAGAAGACGATGGCGCCTAGGAGGTGGGTGATTTCCGGCCGTTTCCTAATTGGAGGAGTACCAGAGCTCGTCGTGCTCGTAACGTCGAATAAGAGGTTATCTTTTGGTGAATCGTTACTGTCGGGAAGCACTTCCGGCTGACCGGAGATTAACTTTGCTCCTGGAGAAAATTCGGCGCGGAAAGTCGGGAGCGGAGCTGAGACGCCTCTCTTGAAGAGGGTGCGGAGGCCGAGGACTAGTGGTGATGGACCATCGGTGCCCTGGGGCTTGTAGAGAGGCTTGTGGAGGGAGTGAAAGAGGGCGTTGCCGGTGCCTAGGgggaggatggcgagggttggggttggagatggagatggtgatgaagatgCATCGAGCTGATCATGGTCGAGCCCGTTGAGCAGGTCAATgatgccgccgtcgccggaCAGGAGAATGATGGTCCTGCTTGGTTGTCGCTGTTGTCGTCCTTGAGCAGAggaagacgatgatgataCTAGTCCCCGAGCAAAATCCTTGACTGTGTCTGCGCTTTTGGTGAAGGTTATTTGATATGTTTTGCCTGACCTGGCTTTTCGCCCTTCATTGTCGTCGTGATCATCACCCTCAACCACATCGCCAACAGCCTCAAACCCAAATCCCTCCTCCAAAAGCGGCTTCAAGACGCCGTCATAGAAGCTCGCCGCCAGCCCCAACCCCGACCGTGTCGAGACAATCACATGCAACTCGTCAACCCCAGCCAAGTGCTGCGGCGCCTTCTCAACCAGGAACTCCCGCGTCAAGTCTTCTGAACGCAGGCTTTGCGCATATGAGATGGATAGCTTGAAGGGCGATAGTTTCTTCGTCTTTCTATGATCATCGGCCTTTCCATTGAtgaccttggccttcttgatcttctctCCGTCCTCGGAAGCGCTCTCGTCGGAAGActtggcggcagcagcggcggcagaaGATGGCTCCTCTTCGATGAGCGAGTAAATGCGATAACCGCCATTGCCGCTTTTGAGCATGAAGACGATTTGATTGGGATTTACGGCGCTTCCCGAGTTCTCGATATCCCCGACGCCATTGTGAGCGGAAGTTTGGATGAGGTCACCGGTCCTTTGACTGAGATGTATGTGGTCTGATACTGGTGTGAATGTCTTTTGAGCGGGCGACACGGCGgtagtggcggcggcggtcatATTGACGCTATCGCGGGGCTGCTCCTCACTAttcttggtggtgttgcggGGTAATTTTTCTTGCGGTTGTGTCCTCTTTCTTTCACCAACCCTTTCGTCCGGTTGACTTTCGGGCGTTGCCTTTTGTCCGTTCGAACAAGACCTCTCTGAAGGAGCAGCTGATTTGAAATCAGATCGACTATTGCTCTGATCTTGTTTGGTGACAGAGGTGGAGCCCTTTGGTCGACGACCAAGTGAGACAATCTTCTTGAGCCAGGACGGCATCTCGATCGAGCAAGAGAAGGCAAGAAGAACAAAGCAGACGGAAGGATGTTAGCTTTCGATCAGCAATCGACGCTTAGAATGAATTAATATGGTTGACTTCCTCCTGTTGCGGTGTCAGACAAGGATAGCTCCAGATGTAGATGTTCGGATCAGCGGCCGCCTTATTGACCGAACCTGGAAGGGAAACTGGAATGCAGTAGAGATGCGTAGTCATTGCTCGCTACCAAGTGTGTATATGGAGTTACACCAGATCCATTTTATGATATTACTTGCTATCTGCTATGTACAAAGCCAGCCGCCGAATTgcgtcatcaccaacccccCGTTGCTATCGGCGGGCAGGACGGCGCCGACCGAACCGAGTGGGCCACCTACTCGGCATCAATCCCCGACCCTATAACACGGCGCGGTGATCGTAGTCAATCGCACAATAGATCGGGTACCAAAAGACAAACCAAGCCTAGCTCTTTGAGCCTAGGTTCGGACTTTGAATCCTTTTTAGGATCGCACCTCATCATGAGTCAATTGCTGCCTATCGGACCAAGCTTCTTACTGGCTGTCGGATCACTTTATCCTCGGACTCCAGCATCCTTTTCGCACCATCTGGACAAGCGAGCTCGCTCCTGATTGAAACCTAACAACACGGATGCTCGTATCTGAACCTCATCAATCCTTGCGATGGTGAGAAGGCACTTTTCCTACTGCCCTGTTCAGAGGACCCCAGTTTTCTCTTGGGTTTGCCTGATACCGGACCAACTTGACAGTCTTGTCGTCCCGACCAAGCTGCTCATCAAATACCACCTCGGGCATCTTCTCTCCCTCCGCTTGTTCGCTCTGCTGCTCCTTTGGAGCCTCAGCACCATCTGCCTGCTCCGcttgctcctcctgcttcttcttctcaccGAGACGTAGCAGCCTGTATCCAGGCGTACCTGGCTTGATGTTGTCCTCCTTCACGGGTGCCTTCTGACGGATCCACTCCCTGAATACATGCCAAATGATAGACCATGGTGCATCTGTCTTCATGCTACCTGGCTTACAATGACTCCTTGTAACCCGGTACCCGAGACCGCGCAGCGCGCCCTTAAGCGGTGCCTCTGGTGGGCAGGAGCATTTGAGGATGCCGGATATGGTAGCGGGGTGGAAGTAGAATGGGTAGGGATCAATAGCCGCGAGCTCAGCCTCCTTGAAGGCAGGGTCTGGCTTCTTGCCGGCCTGGAttgcctcctccttggccttctccgcCTCTTGTTCCTCGGGGGTCAACAGAATTTCTTCAAGTGCCGTCTGCAGCATGCCCCTTATCCTTGGGGTCGTTCCGTAAACATCTGTGGGCGCCTCATCGAGTTCGCCGAGGACGCGCTTGATGAAATCGGGCGAGTGAATGCGGCCACCGTACATCGGACCAGCCATGTGCATTGTGGAACCGCAGTGCTCACAGCCCTTATCAACCGAAGGTCCTTGGGCAAACGTGTGCTTGTAGAAGACACCGGAGCCCTTCTTGTTCGGAGAGGCCTTGTTTCTCATCAGGAGCTGTGTTGACCAAGCTCCGCAGCCGCTATCGCAGTTGTAAACCATCATGTTCTTGCCTCCCTGGAACTtgacagcagcaggagaTTTCTTGACGCGGACGAAGACTCGAATGTAGAAGTCGATGGAAAGGGACAGAAGTGGCTCGATGGTGAGACCGTATTTCGCAGCTGCCGTCTGAATAGAGTAGAGAATGAGTCTAATACCGACTTCATGAGAGAACCATGCCTTGACAGGGACACCGCCGTACAAGGAGTAGCACTTTTCTGGGTATCCGTTGGAGGCCCACACACCGGAATCAGTGCAGGTAACGCAGAGCAAACCACCATCATCGCGGACGGACTGGACGGCAGCATCCAAGAAGGGAGCAGCGGTGCCGTAGGGATCGAGATCGACAACATCGTACTTTTCGCTAATGGTGGGCTTGCCCTTGGGATCCTTAGAGCGAAGCTCTTTTGCAATCAGGGTGTACATGTGGGCCAACGCATCGTCGTGGCAAACGTTGACCTTGTCTTCGAGGCGGTTGTGCTTCACATTGAGCTTAATCGATTCGACAGCGGTCGCGAGGAGATCGTTCGCCGTTACTGAGGTGAGGAACGGGATCTCGTGGGCATACCTGAGGGCACGAAGGCCACTGGCTGATAGCGCATCGAGGACGGTAAATGGCGGCTGCTTTCCCTTTTTGGCTTCACCATTCGTCGCCTCTTTGTCGCCCTGCTCGACGGGCACGTCGGTCTCTTGTTCTGTGACGTCCTTAGCCGCTTCTCCATTTTGCTGCACTGTTTCGGCCGACGTAGCATCAGTCGCGGGTTCGGTGGTC belongs to Neurospora crassa OR74A linkage group IV, whole genome shotgun sequence and includes:
- a CDS encoding DNA topoisomerase 2; protein product: MCTPLLLSSWDQPLLLRLGGRRLAQPLCTLALKHFSAATTPPTTTTTTSLLLRSSRPVPPRWTPTLSPCSRGSPTPIHQRWYVMMSSAYHAKPKAKKPAAKKAAAPKAPAAKKLTQTTLTGAKAAGKKRPKPDSEDEDGSFGSDKDDGMLDNTPPNAKKQKKAPVKKAAGKPLAEIENDSMQIDSVAPAKKTGAAKTATEMYQKLTQLEHILKRPDTYIGSVERSEQKMWVFNKATGLMENRQISFVPGLYKIFDEILVNAADNSQRDSSMTFLKVTINRESGEISVENNGKGIPVEIHGTEKCYVPELIFGHLLAGSNFDDNEKKTVGGRNGYGAKLTNIFSREFTLECQDSVNGKRYKQTWTDNMSKMSPPKITSNKAADFVRITFRPDFSKFGMADGIDDDLEALLYRRVYDMAGTVSGVKVWLNGEHLKLNFKTYCGLYAKAIAKERDEVADGEDVTPATVIFEQQRSEGKLWEVGFTVSDGSFQQVSFVNNIATTSGGSHVNYIADQIIEVLMKELQKKKGKGHGLKTANVKNQFFIFINCLIDNPAFSSQTKEQLTTKPAKFGSKCQLGDLFLKKVRQSEAIDNLLSFADKKRDKDLAKNDGSKRKRISNDKLIEANYAGGRYSQECTLILTEGDSARGLAVAGRAILDPNRIGVFPLRGKMLNVRDASADQILKNKEVENIKKFLGLKHGKVYTDTKDLRYGHLMIMADQDLDGSHIKGLLINFFECQFPSLLRIPNFFQEFITPVVKVWQGPNPKKPQRLQGFFTLPQYEEWKEAHRNELRRWKYKYLKGLGSSTTDDAQLYFTNLNKHLKEFDVMTREESEMFELAFSKKKADARKEWLAKCEPGTYLDHSTEKISYTDFVNRELILFSMADNIRSIPSMVDGLKPGQRKVLFGCFKQNLIHDQKVVELAGYVSKEAAYHHGEQSLQQTIIGLAQNFVGSNNINCLEPSGNFGSRLSGGSDAASARYIHTRLSPLARKIFHPLDEPNLEFQFDDGKLIEPKVYAPIIPMVLVNGADGIGTGWSTSIPNYHPLDIVENLKRRMGRDSSGDGEEKPFEPMTPWFRGWKGTPEPDGPNRFKFNGIVEVNPQNPNEVDVTELPIRMWTDDFKSKLEEIIRGDKSPSWIKDYKEYNDHQTVHFIIALEEKHMSSALRDGLIEKFKLTKTVATTNLVAFDTRGKIHKYENPQEIMEEYYHYRLNLYGERKKHWLKVYHADYRKLQNQYRFISEIIENKLVVSKKKKSVLVQELRERKYEAFPPKSDGRNVKSPDEELGAADNEDEEDAVGGARDYDYLLSMPIWSLTFERLDKLKQQIAAKKAEHDELDALSEKDLWCRDLDAFTAEWEEQLRLEDEVRKEIRQKGRRVSYKGGAVSRLKKSRGAKDDEDFDPGAKKAKAKAAPKAETIKTQQRFLEKFSGMAKPKPKSTAFTDGADDLSDDDFDLLNKKAPAAAKKKDEDAEPVTTIASVRAKRATVAKPKTYALSDEDSDDEFLDIAKVTTTSEKTTTSASASVSAAEQSEQPVAKPARRAAGAKKPIVDEDSESDLDDFIDDESEEEVIPKPTTKRATAAKKPALEDEDSDVEFQDAPEEPIPPTPKPEAKKATAKKPIVVEDSDEDMMLSEAEKPAHAAKPPTKRAAAVKKSPVLEDDDFESDADDKILSEAEKPAPAKATAKRAAAAKKSPVLEDDDLESDGDDKMVSEAEKPAPANPRKRAAAAKAKSFFIDEEDSESEASDDDDMLLDVGSLVKGIGAPAATSEGPRLSLFSMSRPEGEGSGIGLPKVKSRAFHTKAFLDNDSQDDTNYEALAKSSPRKHSKTGEADEGSEDDSIGKKVNAAPVVAKKRGRPAGSKNKATDDDAAAPKPKPKVTAKKAAAAAAGETASAVPAKLKTLVHLSPAAKAYAKKNQKATKLASDDEDDLDGDDVVMKDPAPAPARSRPGRAAAARKPIVIDSASEDDDDSFGDIGVSSKAKKGGRKVADDAFDMEDSE
- a CDS encoding N2,N2-dimethylguanosine tRNA methyltransferase, which encodes MRALFAATSFRRIFTRLIRPAHQKVLPLTNFRAMASEAKDITAPPADKQVIAHEGKRYVTVKEGLAHILVPEPSEEDKENLRPDQAVRQVFYNPIQQYNRDLTVLAIKAYGKEAVQQKQASHSKLEKIIEKKRKRQAQKQDQQPNKAQKGADGEKATTEPATDATSAETVQQNGEAAKDVTEQETDVPVEQGDKEATNGEAKKGKQPPFTVLDALSASGLRALRYAHEIPFLTSVTANDLLATAVESIKLNVKHNRLEDKVNVCHDDALAHMYTLIAKELRSKDPKGKPTISEKYDVVDLDPYGTAAPFLDAAVQSVRDDGGLLCVTCTDSGVWASNGYPEKCYSLYGGVPVKAWFSHEVGIRLILYSIQTAAAKYGLTIEPLLSLSIDFYIRVFVRVKKSPAAVKFQGGKNMMVYNCDSGCGAWSTQLLMRNKASPNKKGSGVFYKHTFAQGPSVDKGCEHCGSTMHMAGPMYGGRIHSPDFIKRVLGELDEAPTDVYGTTPRIRGMLQTALEEILLTPEEQEAEKAKEEAIQAGKKPDPAFKEAELAAIDPYPFYFHPATISGILKCSCPPEAPLKGALRGLGYRVTRSHCKPGSMKTDAPWSIIWHVFREWIRQKAPVKEDNIKPGTPGYRLLRLGEKKKQEEQAEQADGAEAPKEQQSEQAEGEKMPEVVFDEQLGRDDKTVKLVRYQANPRENWGPLNRAVGKVPSHHRKD
- a CDS encoding DNA topoisomerase 2, variant, with product MDSDVESMFEGESDAYSPEVKPKAKKPAAKKAAAPKAPAAKKLTQTTLTGAKAAGKKRPKPDSEDEDGSFGSDKDDGMLDNTPPNAKKQKKAPVKKAAGKPLAEIENDSMQIDSVAPAKKTGAAKTATEMYQKLTQLEHILKRPDTYIGSVERSEQKMWVFNKATGLMENRQISFVPGLYKIFDEILVNAADNSQRDSSMTFLKVTINRESGEISVENNGKGIPVEIHGTEKCYVPELIFGHLLAGSNFDDNEKKTVGGRNGYGAKLTNIFSREFTLECQDSVNGKRYKQTWTDNMSKMSPPKITSNKAADFVRITFRPDFSKFGMADGIDDDLEALLYRRVYDMAGTVSGVKVWLNGEHLKLNFKTYCGLYAKAIAKERDEVADGEDVTPATVIFEQQRSEGKLWEVGFTVSDGSFQQVSFVNNIATTSGGSHVNYIADQIIEVLMKELQKKKGKGHGLKTANVKNQFFIFINCLIDNPAFSSQTKEQLTTKPAKFGSKCQLGDLFLKKVRQSEAIDNLLSFADKKRDKDLAKNDGSKRKRISNDKLIEANYAGGRYSQECTLILTEGDSARGLAVAGRAILDPNRIGVFPLRGKMLNVRDASADQILKNKEVENIKKFLGLKHGKVYTDTKDLRYGHLMIMADQDLDGSHIKGLLINFFECQFPSLLRIPNFFQEFITPVVKVWQGPNPKKPQRLQGFFTLPQYEEWKEAHRNELRRWKYKYLKGLGSSTTDDAQLYFTNLNKHLKEFDVMTREESEMFELAFSKKKADARKEWLAKCEPGTYLDHSTEKISYTDFVNRELILFSMADNIRSIPSMVDGLKPGQRKVLFGCFKQNLIHDQKVVELAGYVSKEAAYHHGEQSLQQTIIGLAQNFVGSNNINCLEPSGNFGSRLSGGSDAASARYIHTRLSPLARKIFHPLDEPNLEFQFDDGKLIEPKVYAPIIPMVLVNGADGIGTGWSTSIPNYHPLDIVENLKRRMGRDSSGDGEEKPFEPMTPWFRGWKGTPEPDGPNRFKFNGIVEVNPQNPNEVDVTELPIRMWTDDFKSKLEEIIRGDKSPSWIKDYKEYNDHQTVHFIIALEEKHMSSALRDGLIEKFKLTKTVATTNLVAFDTRGKIHKYENPQEIMEEYYHYRLNLYGERKKHWLKVYHADYRKLQNQYRFISEIIENKLVVSKKKKSVLVQELRERKYEAFPPKSDGRNVKSPDEELGAADNEDEEDAVGGARDYDYLLSMPIWSLTFERLDKLKQQIAAKKAEHDELDALSEKDLWCRDLDAFTAEWEEQLRLEDEVRKEIRQKGRRVSYKGGAVSRLKKSRGAKDDEDFDPGAKKAKAKAAPKAETIKTQQRFLEKFSGMAKPKPKSTAFTDGADDLSDDDFDLLNKKAPAAAKKKDEDAEPVTTIASVRAKRATVAKPKTYALSDEDSDDEFLDIAKVTTTSEKTTTSASASVSAAEQSEQPVAKPARRAAGAKKPIVDEDSESDLDDFIDDESEEEVIPKPTTKRATAAKKPALEDEDSDVEFQDAPEEPIPPTPKPEAKKATAKKPIVVEDSDEDMMLSEAEKPAHAAKPPTKRAAAVKKSPVLEDDDFESDADDKILSEAEKPAPAKATAKRAAAAKKSPVLEDDDLESDGDDKMVSEAEKPAPANPRKRAAAAKAKSFFIDEEDSESEASDDDDMLLDVGSLVKGIGAPAATSEGPRLSLFSMSRPEGEGSGIGLPKVKSRAFHTKAFLDNDSQDDTNYEALAKSSPRKHSKTGEADEGSEDDSIGKKVNAAPVVAKKRGRPAGSKNKATDDDAAAPKPKPKVTAKKAAAAAAGETASAVPAKLKTLVHLSPAAKAYAKKNQKATKLASDDEDDLDGDDVVMKDPAPAPARSRPGRAAAARKPIVIDSASEDDDDSFGDIGVSSKAKKGGRKVADDAFDMEDSE